In Ascochyta rabiei chromosome 2, complete sequence, one genomic interval encodes:
- a CDS encoding Type II protein arginine methyltransferase has protein sequence MSTGYGDDMEALPVFYIGQHERKRAVEVSAELVQHAQDLGYDMLSSPITNHHFHTRVLGLLRAYTDATSSTASPDATSSPDATSSTASPDATSSPDATSSTASPDATSSPDATSSTACTPNPACTPSTAQPPPLPLVAALERFDTALGPTDTISQLVTYASSWTDLSSPDPVIAHLSRQVLHLEVAYASFCGAVNIVVPGPRLSHGQHGVAQYARALKEALSTAAYLQFHVLMPVDATNAPLDHQDELGDLDRFANPAAGPPQNTTTHPWASWEAWNTVRSICNYHPRLSLALELPRKLPSLPIQARWFSEPVRLLTIPSSSFLVNARASFVLSKAHQWFLFRFARLRSSPWLLLSDMGPLPGIDDPDMIMSYSTGHLSPSAAEDADPAADPTPAEAAQWKKKAAKTSSSSSSDPTPHLSYLRYLQRNQPPKSQIERFGGGFQDYLQSPLQPLSDNLESITYEVFEKDPIKYEWYERATAQALKDWHGQNKSTSSENGAVVVAVVGSGRGPLVTRALNASASSGVPVKVYAIEKNPNAYVLLQRRNVDTWGGRVTVVKTDMRAWKGPTQPDGTFGKVDILISELLGSFADNELSPECLDGVQHVLNPQHGLSIPSSYTAHLTPLATPRLWADIYGRSTSVDPTAFDIPWVVMLSQFDYLSTTNADTIASQQLTNSTKMNHFNLEAPLAPIVRTAWQFSHPLPPSTLAQSALRRGGSALGGGGGFVGGDGANEHNYRDCSVSFPIREQGVCHGLGGYFETVLYSGSEGPVELSTNPVTMDAKSKDMISWFPIFFPLKTPMQLPAGSEVEVSMWRQTDDRKVWYEWLVESFMTVNGQRIKLGVSDLHSSKSSGCLM, from the exons ATGAGCACAGGCTACGGCGACGACATGGAGGCGCTGCCCGTCTTCTACATCGGACAGCACGAGCGCAAGCGGGCGGTGGAGGTGTCGGCGGAGCTGGTGCAGCACGCGCAGGACCTGGGG TACGACATGCTCTCGAGCCCCATCACAAACCATCACTTCCACACGCGCGTCCTCGGCCTGCTGCGAGCCTACACCGACGCCACCTCCAGCACCGCCAGCCCCGACGCCACCTCCAGCCCCGACGCCACCTCCAGCACCGCCAGCCCCGACGCCACCTCCAGCCCCGACGCCACCTCCAGCACCGCCAGCCCCGACGCCACCTCCAGCCCCGACGCCACCTCCAGCACCGCCTGCACCCCCAACCCCGCCTGCACCCCCAGCACCGCGCAGCCACCGCCGCTCCCCCTCGTCGCCGCCCTCGAGCGCTTCGACACGGCGCTGGGCCCCACCGACACCATCAGCCAGCTGGTCACGTACGCGAGCTCGTGGACCGACCTGTCCTCGCCAGACCCCGTCATCGCCCACCTCTCGCGCCAGGTGCTCCACCTCGAGGTCGCCTACGCCTCCTTCTGCGGCGCCGTCAACATCGTCGTCCCGGGCCCGCGCCTCTCGCACGGCCAGCATGGCGTCGCCCAGTACGCCCGCGCGCTCAAGGAGGCCCTGTCCACGGCCGCATACCTCCAGTTCCACGTCCTGATGCCTGTCGACGCCACCAACGCCCCGCTCGACCACCAGGACGAGCTGGGCGACCTCGACCGCTTTGCAAACCCTGCCGCCGGCCCGCCGCAGAACACCACCACACACCCCTGGGCCTCGTGGGAGGCATGGAACACCGTCCGCTCCATCTGCAACTACCACCCCCGACTCTCCCTGGCCCTCGAGCTGCCACGCAAGCTCCCCTCCCTGCCCATCCAGGCCCGCTGGTTCTCCGAGCCTGTTCGCCTGCTCACCATCCCCTCGTCCTCGTTCCTCGTCAACGCACGCGCCTCTTTTGTTCTGTCCAAGGCACACCAGTGGTTCCTCTTCCGCTTCGCCCGCCTGCGATCCTCGCCCTGGCTGCTGCTGTCCGACATGGGCCCGCTGCCAGGCATCGACGACCCCGACATGATCATGTCCTACTCCACCGGCCACCTGTCGCCCTCGGCCGCCGAGGATGCTGATCCTGCCGCCGACCCCACCCCTGCCGAAGCCGCGCAGTGGAAGAAGAAAGCCGCAAAgacgagcagcagcagcagcagcgaccCCACCCCGCATCTCAGCTACCTCCGCTACCTGCAGCGCAACCAGCCGCCCAAGAGCCAGATCGAGCGCTTCGGTGGAGGCTTCCAGGACTACCTGCAGAGTCCGCTGCAGCCGCTCTCGGACAACCTCGAATCCATCACCTACGAAGTCTTCGAAAAGGACCCGATCAAATACGAATGGTACGAGCGCGCGACCGCACAAGCTCTGAAGGACTGGCACGGCCAGAACAAGTCGACCAGCTCGGAAAATGGCGCCGTGGTGGTGGCCGTGGTTGGCTCAGGTCGCGGTCCGCTTGTTACACGGGCATTGAACGCCAGCGCCAGCAGTGGCGTGCCTGTCAAGGTCTATGCCATTGAGAAGAATCCCAACGCCTACGTCCTGTTGCAGCGACGCAACGTGGACACCTGGGGCGGCCGGGTGACCGTAGTCAAGACGGACATGCGCGCCTGGAAGGGACCGACGCAGCCAGACGGCACCTTTGGCAAAGTAGACATCTTGATCAGCGAACTGCTGGGTAGCTTTGCCGACAACGAGCTGTCTCCCGAGTGTCTCGATGGCGTTCAGCATGTTCTGAACCCCCAACACGGCCTCTCCATACCGTCCAGCTACACTGCGCATCTCACGCCTCTTGCGACGCCGAGACTGTGGGCAGACATCTACGGCCGCAGTACCAGCGTGGACCCCACTGCCTTTGACATTCCCTGGGTCGTCATGCTCTCCCAGTTCGACTATCTTTCTACAACCAACGCCGACACCATTGCCTCCCAGCAACTGACCAACAGCACCAAGATGAACCACTTCAACCTCGAGGCGCCCCTTGCACCCATTGTCCGTACGGCCTGGCAGTTCTCCCATCCTTTGCCACCAAGTACGCTTGCGCAATCAGCCTTGCGCAGGGGCGGATCCGCGCTGGGTGGTGGAGGCGGCTTCGTTGGCGGGGACGGCGCCAACGAGCACAACTACCGAGACTGCAGCGTCTCCTTCCCCATCCGCGAACAAGGCGTGTGCCACGGTCTCGGTGGGTACTTTGAGACTGTGCTGTACAGCGGCTCGGAGGGGCCGGTCGAGCTGTCGACAAACCCAGTGACGATGGATGCCAAGTCCAAGGACATGATCTCGTGGTTCCCAATCTTCTTCCCCTTGAAG ACGCCTATGCAGCTGCCCGCTGGCTCCGAAGTCGAGGTGAGCATGTGGAGACAGACAGACGACCGGAAGGTGTGGTACGAGTGGCTAGTCGAGAGCTTCATGACGGTCAATGGGCAGAGGATCAAGCTGGGTGTGTCTGACCTGCACTCGAGCAAGAGCAGTGGATGCTTGATGTAG
- a CDS encoding Pyridoxine 4-dehydrogenase has translation MPELVGKQVGQIGFGLMGLTWRQSPPPKEQSFETMRTALSLGANNWNGGELYGPPDANSLQLLNEYFTKYPEDADKVVLSIKGGLLPGQMKPDGSQKNVQRSIDECLKWLDGKKSLDLFECARVDPNTPIEDTISYIAEYVKAGKLGGISLSEVGANSIRKAAGVHKISAVEVEFSLFCTDILENGVAKACAELNIPIVAYSPLGRGFLTGRYKKHSDLEPDSMLRHLPRFQPDVFDENVKLVHAVEGIAQKKGVTPGQIALGWVLHQSGKAGMPTFIPIPGATTSARVKENMKPAQLDEADMKELSAILEKFPIVGDRYHKEVAALSWA, from the exons ATGCCGGAACTCGTAGGCAAGCAAGTCGGACAAATAGGCTTCGGCCTCATGG GCCTCACATGGCGCCAAAGCCCCCCACCCAAGGAGCAGAGTTTCGAGACGATGCGCACGGCGCTGTCTCTGGGCGCCAACAATTGGAACGGCGGCGAACTGTACGGGCCTCCTGATGCCAACTCACTGCAGCTTCTTAACGAGTACTTCACAAAGTACCCAGAGGACGCGGACAAGGTTGTGCTTTCCATCAAGGGCGGCTTGCTGCCGGGCCAAATGAAGCCTGATGGCAGCCAGAAGAACGTGCAGCGCAGTATCGACGAGTGTTTGAAGTGGCTCGATGGCAAGAAGAGTCTTGATCTCTTCGAATGTGCGCGTGTGGACCCCAACACGCCCATTGAAGACACTATCAGCTACATCGCCGAGTACGTCAAGGCCGGCAAGCTCGGCGGCATCAGTCTGTCCGAAGTGGGCGCAAACTCGATCCGCAAGGCGGCCGGCGTGCACAAGATCTCGGCTGTCGAGGTCGAGTTCTCACTCTTCTGTACCGATATCCTCGAGAACGGCGTTGCAAAAGCATGCGCAGAGCTGAACATCCCCATCGTGGCGTACTCGCCTCTTGGCCGGGGGTTCTTG ACGGGCAGGTACAAAAAGCACAGTGACTTGGAGCCCGACTCGATGCTGCGTCACCTGCCGCGGTTCCAGCCAGACGTTTTCGACGAGAACGTCAAGCTGGTGCACGCAGTTGAGGGGATTGCGCAGAAGAAGGGCGTCACGCCTGGACAGATTGCATTGGGGTGGGTGTTGCACCAGAGCGGTAAGGCAGGAATGCCTACCTTCATCCCCATCCCGGGAGCTACCACATCGGCGAGGGTCAAGGAGAACATGAAGCCTGCGCAGCTCGACGAGGCGGACATGAAGGAGCTCTCCGCGATTCTGGAAAAGTTCCCAATTGTTGGCGATAGGTACCACAAGGAAGTTGCGGCGCTGTCCTGGGCTTGA
- a CDS encoding Aminomethyltransferase: MASKRAVAMLRPAVNASATRALRLESAQKLQYSTRTIAGQAIALHKFEVRQLQQCVRYASSEASGEKPARTGLYELHSKHGAKFVPFGGYEMPVQYSDQSIINSHHWTREKASLFDVGHMVQHHFSGSGAEAFLESITPSSLSTLPENQSTLSTLLHPETGGIVDDTVIARLPDRFYVVTNAGCREKDKAYLSEQLESWKKQNPDQAVEWNILDGQGLIALQGPLSATLLSRILADESTTTLKSLYFGQCTPATIKGTDVEVLVSRAGYTGEDGFEISIPSSATEAVTQFLLDNAKDELRFAGLGARDTLRLEAGMCLYGHDLDDTTTPVEAALSWIIGKDRRAKGGFHGDSVILQQLKKKSDGGGVSRRRIGLIVEGSPAREGAEIVSESGEKIGNITSGCPSPTLKKNISMGYIKDGLHKAGTEVHVVVRGKKRKAVVTKMPFVPSKYFKQPTTAKA; encoded by the exons ATGGCCTCGAAAAGAGCTGTTGCAATGCTGCGGCCGGCTGTCAATGCCTCTGCAACTCGCGCATTGAGACTTGAATCTGCTCAAAAGCTACAGTACTCTACTCGAACCATAGCTGGCCAAGCTATAGCCCTCCACAAATTCGAGGTACGACAGCTGCAGCAATGCGTCCGTTACGCCTCGTCCGAGGCTTCTGGAGAGAAACCGGCGAGAACGGGTCTGTATGAGCTTCACAGCAAACATGGCGCCAAGTTTGTGCCCTTTGGCGGTTATGAGATGCCAGTGCAGTACAGCGACCAGAGCATTATCAACTCACACCACTGGACCCGCGAGAAGGCCAGCCTGTTCGACGTGGGACATAT GGTACAACACCACTTCTCCGGCTCCGGCGCTGAAGCGTTCCTTGAGAGCATCACTCCCtcctccctctccaccctgCCCGAGAATCAGTCGACTCTCTCGACCCTACTGCACCCCGAGACTGGAGGCATCGTCGACGATACTGTCATTGCGCGCCTGCCAGACAGATTTTACGTCGTCACCAACGCTGGCTGTCGCGAGAAGGACAAAGCTTACCTGTCTGAACAACTCGAATCATGGAAGAAGCAGAATCCTGACCAGGCCGTCGAGTGGAACATCCTTGATGGACAGGGCTTGATTGCTCTCCAGGGGCCCCTGTCTGCCACCCTCCTCTCTCGCATCCTTGCCGACGAGTCAACCACTACGCTCAAGTCGTTGTACTTTGGTCAATGCACCCCAGCGACGATCAAGGGTACAGACGTCGAGGTGCTGGTGAGTCGCGCAGGATACACTGGAGAGGATGGCTTCGAAATCAGCATCCCCTCTTCTGCTACCGAAGCCGTCACCCAATTCCTTCTCGATAATGCCAAGGATGAGTTGCGTTTTGCTGGCCTCGGTGCACGCGACACCCTCCGTCTCGAGGCTGGCATGTGTCTTTATGGCCACGACTTAGATGACACCACAACCCCCGTCGAGGCAGCGCTGTCTTGGATCATCGGAAAAGATCGCCGCGCAAAGGGCGGCTTCCACGGAGACTCCGTAATCCTGCAGCAACTGAAGAAGAAGTCAGACGGTGGTGGTGTGTCGCGACGCCGCATTGGCCTGATCGTCGAGGGTTCGCCTGCTCGTGAAGGCGCTGAGATTGTCAGCGAGTCTGGCGAGAAGATCGGCAACATCACCTCCGGCTGCCCCTCGCCCACTTTGAAGAAGAACATTTCCATGGGGTACATCAAGGATGGTTTGCACAAGGCCGGCACTGAGGTGCACGTTGTTGTACGTGGaaagaagaggaaggcgGTGGTGACCAAGATGCCTTTTGTTCCCAGCAAATACTTCAAGCAACCCACCACGGCAAAGGCGTAG
- a CDS encoding 3-hydroxyacyl-CoA dehydrogenase: MPSVQELPPSASRSRRLYILDCALSTPNFSGGRIISSSTSGTDEHNVISNMSTLPDGITIDHASGHMYWTHMGSALSTNSGSISRANLDGSDRHVVVEQGNVGVWTPKQISFVQDAGSKWIYWCDREGMKVMRACVDTLPAQPQVLVDAGDAAKGDGEDKRNWCVGIAVDAPRGDVYWSQKGLSKGFEGRIFRAKIDNAEASKELLLDRLPEPIDLELDEERRVLYWTDRGDPPRGNSLNSASVGGTEVGEVQVLATRFHEAIGLALDKEERKAYVSDLAGGVYEVDLASRKKKVLFPELGDLTGIALV, encoded by the coding sequence ATGCCGTCGGTTCAAGAACTCCCCCCGTCCGCTTCCCGCTCAAGGCGCCTCTACATCCTCGACTGCGCGCTCTCGACGCCAAACTTCTCAGGCGGTCGAATCATCTCCTCCAGCACGTCAGGCACCGACGAGCACAATGTCATCTCCAACATGTCGACGCTGCCGGATGGGATAACAATCGATCACGCCTCGGGGCACATGTACTGGACCCATATGGGCAGCGCGCTCAGCACGAACAGCGGCAGCATTTCGCGCGCAAACCTCGACGGATCGGACCGTCACGTCGTAGTCGAGCAGGGGAATGTGGGCGTTTGGACGCCCAAGCAGATTAGCTTTGTCCAGGACGCGGGGAGCAAGTGGATCTACTGGTGTGACAGGGAGGGGATGAAGGTGATGCGTGCCTGCGTCGACACACTGCCTGCGCAGCCGCAGGTTCTAGTCGACGCTGGGGATGCAGCGAAGGGCGATGGAGAAGATAAGCGGAATTGGTGCGTTGGGATTGCCGTCGATGCGCCGAGGGGAGATGTGTACTGGAGCCAAAAGGGACTGTCGAAGGGGTTCGAGGGCAGGATATTTCGGGCCAAGATTGACAATGCCGAGGCGTCGAAGGAGCTGCTGTTGGACCGCCTTCCTGAGCCAATCGACCTCGAGCTTGATGAGGAGAGGCGCGTGCTGTACTGGACCGACCGCGGCGATCCGCCGAGAGGCAATTCGCTGAACAGCGCCTCCGTCGGTGGTACAGAGGTCGGTGAGGTGCAAGTCCTGGCCACACGATTCCACGAAGCGATTGGTCTGGCGCTTGACAAGGAGGAGAGGAAAGCGTACGTCAGCGACCTGGCAGGCGGCGTGTACGAAGTCGATCTGGCGTCGCGGAAGAAGAAAGTGCTATTCCCAGAGCTGGGAGACTTGACGGGCATCGCACTAGTATAG
- a CDS encoding 3-hydroxyacyl-CoA dehydrogenase, whose product MPHSTTTLPVQHVSIVGCGSIGASWAALFLAQGLTVTAFDINAAAETTLRKLVAHALPVLKSLGLQKTLFASADKIIFTTDLKEALQHADFVQENGPERLELKQKMFEEMAGLVRSDVILATSSSGLTCSSIQEGMSASSSPERVIVGHPFNPPHLIPLVEVVGGTKTSQDTIDRTMAFYNAMGKKAVHVKKENVGHIANRLQAALMREMLSMLQNDTCTISDMDDAMAYGPGLRWGVMGPNMLFHLAGGEHGAQHMADHLLEPVTTWWAKEDPVLDDALKKKWVDSTMDAVRERKFDDLVTQRDSELVQLLNMRKEWDGYAEARKGRQQE is encoded by the coding sequence ATGCCTCACTCCACCACCACTCTTCCCGTTCAACACGTCTCCATCGTCGGCTGCGGTTCGATTGGCGCTTCATGGGCAGCGCTGTTTCTTGCCCAAGGCTTGACAGTCACGGCGTTTGACATCAACGCCGCTGCGGAAACAACATTACGGAAGCTGGTCGCCCATGCCCTCCCCGTGCTCAAATCTCTCGGTCTGCAGAAGACCCTCTTTGCGTCTGCCGACAAGATCATCTTCACAACCGACCTGAAGGAGGCGCTGCAACATGCAGACTTTGTGCAAGAGAACGGACCGGAAAGACTGGAGCTCAAGCAGAAGATGTTCGAGGAGATGGCTGGTCTCGTACGATCTGATGTGATCCTCGCGACATCCTCCAGCGGTTTAACATGCAGTTCAATCCAGGAAGGCATGTCTGCCTCATCGAGCCCGGAGCGAGTCATCGTCGGCCACCCCTTCAACCCACCCCATCTAATCCCGCTTGTCGAAGTCGTCGGCGGAACAAAGACATCACAAGACACCATCGACCGAACAATGGCATTTTACAACGCCATGGGGAAAAAAGCCGTCCACGTCAAGAAGGAGAACGTCGGCCACATCGCCAACCGGCTGCAGGCCGCACTCATGCGCGAGATGCTATCCATGCTGCAGAACGACACCTGCACCATCTCCGACATGGACGACGCCATGGCCTACGGTCCAGGTCTCAGATGGGGCGTCATGGGTCCTAACATGCTGTTCCATCTTGCGGGCGGCGAGCACGGCGCACAGCACATGGCAGATCACCTGCTCGAGCCAGTGACTACTTGGTGGGCCAAGGAAGACCCGGTGCTTGACGACGCGCTGAAGAAGAAGTGGGTCGACAGCACAATGGATGCCGTCAGAGAGAGGAAGTTTGATGATCTGGTCACGCAGCGCGATTCCGAGTTGGTGCAGCTGTTGAATATGAGGAAGGAGTGGGACGGATATGCCGAGGCGAGGAAAGGGCGGCAGCAGGAATAG
- a CDS encoding Vacuolar ATP synthase subunit C has product MSKGSKYLLVSLPTSISPSNHVDEALTALRSTVTNDVGSTYPFAIPEFKIGTLDALVQQADELAKLEAACHGVVGKVGDSLRTILDGDEDKVQQQKTINDKPVEQYLRTFQWNKVKYRADKPIADLIDLLQKEIQGIDNDVKAKFSQYNQTKSALAAAERKKTGNLATKSLVSVVNPNSLIRDSEYLDTHLLAIPNVVVKDFYKSYEELTPMVVPRSANQLAKDDEFTLFAVTTFKKYSTEFVHKCREKRWTPREYKYKEGGKEEEAKEADQLTRDAQKQWGEALRLGRTGYSESAMIWIHVLALRVFVETVLRYGLPLDFVCGLIQTDAKAAKKAKTNLDTSYSYLGGNALGRDNKGRVKKDDSALTAEMQSSGHAGDQEYTAYVYYEFEIV; this is encoded by the exons ATGTCCAAGGGCTCCAAGTACCTGCTGGTGTCGCTGCCGACGTCCATCTCGCCCAGCAACCATGTCGACGAAGCCCTGACGGCCCTGCGCTCCACCGTCACCAATGACGTTGGATCCACCTACCCGTTCGCGATCCCCGAATTCAAGATTGGTACCCTCGATGCGCTGGTACAGCAGGCCGATGAGCTTGCGAAGCTTGAGGCTGCCTGCCACGGTGTCGTAGGCAAGGTGGGGGACAGCCTGCGCACAATCTTGGACGGAGACGAGGACAAggtgcagcagcagaagaCGATCAACGACAAGCCCGTGGAGCAGTACCTGCGCACGTTCCAGTGGAACAAAGTAAAATACCGCGCAGACAAGCCCATCGCAGACCTGATCGACCTGCTGCAGAAGGAGATACAAGGCATCGACAACGACGTCAAGGCCAAGTTCAGCCAATACAACCAGACCAAGTCCGCCCTCGCCGCAGCAGAACGCAAAAAGACTGGAAACTTGGCCACCAAGTCGCTTGTTTCGGTAGTCAACCCCAATTCACTGATCCGCGACTCGGAGTATCTCGACACACACCTCCTCGCCATTCCTAATGTAGTGGTCAAGGACTTCTACAAGTCGTACGAAGAGCTCACACCCATGGTCGTTCCGCGCTCCGCCAATCAGCTGGCAAAGGACGATGAGTTCACGCTGTTCGCCGTCACCACTTTCAAAAAGTATTCGACTGAGTTTGTGCACAAATGCAGAGAGAAGCGGTGGACACCTAGAGAATACAAGTACAAGGAAGGCGGcaaggaagaagaagccaAGGAGGCAGACCAGTTGACCCGGGATGCACAGAAGCAATGGGGTGAGGCCCTGAGATTGGGGAGGACGGGTTACAGCGAGAGCGCCATGATCTGGATCCACGTGCTTGCATTACGCGTCTTTGTCGAGACAGTGCTGCGGTATGGCCTGCCGCTGGACTTTGTCTGCGGTCTCATTCAG ACGGACGCCAAAGCTGCGAAAAAAGCAAAGACAAATCTCGACACAAGCTACTCTTACCTGGGTGGCAATGCTCTTGGCCGCGACAACAAGGGTCGGGTCAAGAAGGACGACTCTGCTTTGACAGCTGAAATGCAATCATCCGGGCATGCTGGTGATCAAGAGTACACGGCATACGTTTACTACGAGTTTGAGATTGTATAG
- a CDS encoding ribosomal RNA assembly protein krr1 — MPSTHNAEKPWDTDDIDKWKIEPFNPEDNVAGPFTEESSFSTLFPKYREQYLKGSWKFIESALKKHGITATLNLVEGSMTVATTRKTYDPSAILSARDLIKLLARSVPAPQAVKILEDDVAMDIIKIRNLVGNKDRFVKRRQRILGPNGSTLKALELLTECYLLVQGNTVAAMGPYKGLKTIRRIIEDTMHNVHPIYAIKELMIKKELAKDPELVNESWDRFLPNFKKRSLSKRRVPHKVTDKTKKTYTPFPPAQEKSKVDLQIESGEYFLGKQAKERKAREDRDTKMKEKMEDKRKERLAEYVAPEEDGEEKKKKKRKREEGEEKKEKKKKRASKGEAEEAS; from the exons ATGCCGTCCACACACAATGCAGAGAAGCCATGGGATACGGACGATATCGACAAGTGGAAG ATCGAGCCATTCAATCCCGAAGACAACGTTGCCGGTCCCTTCACTGAAGAGTCGAGTTTCTCTACACTGTTCCCCAAATACCGCGAGCAATACCTCAAAGGCTCCTGGAAGTTCATCGAGTCGGCGCTGAAGAAGCATGGCATCACTGCTACGCTCAACTTGGTCGAGGGCTCCATGACAGTCGCGACCACACGAAAGACGTACGACCCGTCGGCAATTCTGAGCGCGCGCGACCTCATCAAGCTGCTTGCGCGTAGTGTTCCTGCGCCGCAGGCGGTCAAGATTCTCGAGGACGACGTGGCTATGGACATCATCAAGATCAGGAACCTGGTGGGCAACAAGGATCGCTTTGTGAAGAGACGGCAGCGCATTCTGGGACCGAACGGTTCTACGCTCAAGGCGCTCGAATTGCTCACAGAATGTTACTTGCTGGTGCAAGGAAACACAGTCGCAGCCATGGGCCCGTACAAAGGCCTGAAGACAATACGCCGCATCATCGAGGACACAATGCACAACGTCCACCCAATCTACGCCATCAAAGAGCTCATGATTAAGAAGGAGCTCGCGAAAGACCCCGAACTCGTCAACGAGAGCTGGGACCGATTCCTGCCCAACTTCAAGAAACGCTCCCTCAGCAAGCGGAGAGTACCTCACAAGGTCACCGACAAGACCAAGAAGACATACACACCCTTCCCGCCGGCGCAGGAGAAGAGCAAGGTGGACCTGCAGATCGAGAGTGGAGAGTACTTCCTTGGCAAGCAGGCAAAGGAGCGCAAGGCACGGGAGGACCGCGACACAAAGATGAAGGAGAAGATGGAGGACAAGCGGAAAGAGAGACTAGCCGAGTATGTTGCGCCAGAGGAGGACggcgaggagaagaagaagaaaaagcgGAAGCGCGAGGAAGGGGAGGagaaaaaagagaagaaaaagaagagggCCTCAAAGGGGGAAGCAGAGGAAGCATCGTAG